GCAGGGTTTCCACTGCTTCTTCATTGTAGCCcagaaattttgaaaagtaatttatATTGGTTCATAGTTgttcatttattgtttttcttgtttctgtgaAGGATGCAAGTGTTGGGACCTCCTAATGTTTCATCTTGTTGATGTCACCTTTCTCTCATTCCATGTCAAAGTGACAGAAGACACAAGGGCCTCTCACTTGCTATTGTTTTACACCAGTCTTCGCTCTTACATAATTGATACAACTGACTTGTGTGTACAAGGTCATCGACTTTTAGCTGGGTGATAGCACTGACAAATCTATATAAACACACTTATAATCTCGAAGTAGTCTACACTTTGCCCTTTCATCTGATTTCCACATCTGCTGACTATTCATATAACCTATTTATTTGAGGTAAAGGAGTTATAATTTAACTTCTGAATGATTTCTTCTGGATATAAGCCTGAGCAATAGCAAAAGGATGTAGTAATTGTTTAAACTACGGCATATGAACACGATGTCTGTGAAATGGCTCTCGCTTCTGCAGCTGGTACAGCTCACTTGCTActttaactctgggagttgtggAAAGGTGCTGGTGTGGCCAGTGGAATTTAGTCACTGGATGAATATGAAGACAATTCTGGATGAACTTGTGACGAGGGGTCATGAGGTGACCGTACTGGAATCTTCAGCTTCCACTCTTATTGATCCAAACAAACCATTGGCTATGAAATTTGAGACTTTCCCTATATCTTTAACTAAAGAGGATTTTCAGAATGTTGCCAAGATTTTGATTGAGACTTGGATGCTTGCAGTGAAAGATTACTTTTGGATCCATCTTTCAAGAATGCAACAATTATTTGAGGAATTTTCTGATATTGGTATAAAGATATGTAGTGAAGTGGTTTCAAACAAGAAGCTTATGACAAAACTACAGGAATCAAGGTTTGATGTCATTCTTGCAGATGCTGTTGGACCCTGTGGAGAGCTTCTGGCTGAAGTACTTAAAGTACCATTAGTGTACAGTCTCTACTTCTCACCTGGCTATTTGGTTGAAAAGAGGAGTGGAAGACTTTCATTTCCACCATCCTATGTACCTGTTATGTTGTCTGAATTAAGTGATCACATGACATTCATGGAGAGGGTAAAAAATATGATATATGTACTTTATTTTGACTActggtttcagatgtacaatgAGAAGAAGTGGAATCAGTTTTACAGTGAAGTACTAGGTAAGtcaggcttccctaatggctgagtggtaaagaatctgcctgtaaatacaggagatgtgggataggatccctgggttgagaagatcccctggaaaaggaaatggcaacccattctggtattctttcctgggaaatcccatggatggatgaggctacagtccatcgggttacaagagtcagacacggcttagagACCAAACAACACATGACAACTAGGTAAGTCATGTTCTTACTTGGTAGCATTAAATCCTATCTTTCCTTGTGCCTTGGAAGGTGAGTTTGTATAAATATAATTTCACATAAACTTGTCTcaaaaagtgaaagagtgaaacaaagatataaaatgaCCCATCAATCTTATAAATATTATGAACACACTTAAATTATAGGGTAAAGTAGAACCCATTACTAGTTTCAGATACCAGGAAATCATACACCACAAATTGAAGCACATAGGACTTCTGTGAGTGAATATTATCCAACtcacaaaaattctttttttttaatttaacaaaatcACTGGAAATCTCATAAAATGTCTTAATACATGAAGACATGTACACAGAGAATTACACACATATTATATTATACTatgttatgtttatatttatcaaAGAACAGATACATTCAAACATCTTTGACCACATCATCCCAAACTCCTTTGCAAAAACTacctaaaatatatacacacgGCAATATTCTCATTTGatccaacatttattgttgttttttgttttttatttcactttcaggAAGGCCCACTACATTAGTTGAGTTAATGGGGAAAGCTGAAATGTGGCTTATTCGAAACTACTGGGACTTTTCATTTCCTCGCCCACGGCTACCAAATGTTGAATTTGTTGGAGGCCTCCACTGCAAACCTGCCAAACCCCTGCCTAAGGTCACCTGctcctctttgttcttctttgttaACTTTGTGTTTGCAATAGGAATCATGctgtattctttatttaaaatatttgattacaGTGAGTCAGATGTGAGAAGCTGGATAAAGTGAACTACTAGTTAGATACTGATATATTTCTATATGAACAAAGTATCTGAATTTCACTGTCATTACCGAATAAGCTAGAATATGTGGGACACTTTAAGAATATGTCAGTTAAATAACAGCTTCATTATTCGACACATAATGAAGCATAATCAGATAGTCACTAAACAATATTAATAGTTATATTTTATCTAAGTAATATAATATtagctatattattattattataattgtaaTGTTATAGGATAATTACATATGTCACATATTCTAGAAGTGAGTTCTAAAGTACAGTAACGGTGTAGACACAGTTTTTGCTACCTGACACTCCACATGGAAAGACAGAATACAAGCAAGTCATAAAAATTGTGTGAAAGtgttataaaaaggaaagcaCAGAATGCTAAAAATATCCAGCATGAATCATAGACAGTATCTCTGATTCACTGATAATTAAGGTGAAATCAGAAGAATGctcaagaataaacagaagggaTAGGGCAGGGGTAGCAGAAGATAGATAAGAAAAGCATGTAGAGTAGTAATGGCAGTTGCCAAGAAGTCCAAGCTTCGTCTAAACAGGAAGAGCCCAAGTAAAGAGACAGATGATGCTGGTGAAGTCAGCTGGCAACAGACAGTAACTTCAAATATCTAGTTGGGGTATTGGGAAAACATTGAAAGGATTGAGAGAGAAAAGTGCAGTCAAATATTGTTTAAACAGGTTTTCCTGgtaactcaactggtaaagaatccacctgccatgcaggagaccccaattggattcctgggtggggaagatcccctggagaagggataggttcagttcagttcagttcagtcactcagtcgtgtccggcatTTGCGATCGAATGAatctcagcactccaggcctccctgtccatcaccaactcctggagtgtactcaaactcatgaccttcgagttggtgatgccatccagccatattatcctctgtcgcccccttctcctcctgcccccaatccctcccagcatcaggatcttttccaatgagtcaactcttcccatgaggtggccaaaatattggagtttcagcttcagcatcagtccttccaatgaacacccaggactgatctcctttaggatggactggttggatctccttgcagtccaaggcactctcaagagtcttctccaacaccacagttcaaaagcatcaattcttcagcgctcagctttcttcactccaagtctcacatccatacatgaccactggaaaaaccatagccttgactagacagacaaagtaatgtctctgctttttattttatttttttatttttattttttattttttttattctttgaatcagccatggatttacatgtattatgtctctgctttttaatatgctgtctatgttggtcataactttccttctgaggagtaagcgtcttttaatttcatggcttcaatcaccatctgcagtgattttggagacccaaaaaataaaggctgacactgcttccacggtttccccatctatttgccatgaagtgatgggaccagatcccatgatcttagttcactgaatgttgagctttaagccaactttttcacgctcctctttcactttcgtcaagaggctttttagttcctcttcactttatgccataagggtggtgtcatctgcatatctgaagttattgatatttctcctgggaatcttgattccagcttgtgcttcttccagcccagtgtttctcatgatgtactctgtatataagtaaaataagcaaggggacaacatacagccttgacttactccttttcatATTGGGATAGGTttcccacttcactattcttgcacttccctagtgactcagacagtgaagaatccatctgcaatgtgggagacctggattcaatccctgggttgggaagatcccctggaggagggcatggcaacccacttcagtattcttgtctggagaatccccatggacagaggagcctggggggctacagtccatgggatgccaaagagttggacacgactgagcagctaagcactaTACTATAATAttgcttaaacaaacaaacaacaagacAACAAGCAACATGTAGTCACTGGGTTAGATGTCAAGGGTAAATCGTGGGAGAAAAGAGCACTTTGCAGGTTGTTGCTAGATGTAGGCAACAATGAGTGAAAACTAGACTACAGTATTCATAGCGATACAACCATACTATATCTTATGATGGTACCAACCTTATATTGTTGAGAGAAAAAATTTGTAAGTACATGTGAAACATCCAAAATGTCACTGGCATATACTTAGTGGTTCAGAAGAAATTTTAActgttgtcattatttttattttgttattataacaTACTATCATTAACTCAATGTGTGCCAGCCACCTTGATCTAATTCCTAATTGAAATTGATTTTCTTAATCATCAAGATTATAGTATTCAGCAAACTGCTAGAGATTAGATGTCCCATGGAGTGTTTTAATGGTCAATTATAAAagtttacataaaaattaatgaaaatgatttaataagtttaataaaatttactctacataaaatttaatttaacatACTTAATGTAAACTTTTTTAATGTTaggaatttttaagatttttgccAATCAGATATATAAGATGAAATGCTAAAATCTTTTTGTGAGTTTTAAGGCTCTTCACCTGTGCTTTGGCTAAAATGAACATCCTTCTTCTATCATATAAATGCATGTATTTATAAGGAATGTAACTACACTAAATCATATATAATATTTAGTTGAAAAATGTCAGATATAATAAAATCACAATTTTCTCTAACATTACAAAAACATAAACTGGAATTACAATTTTTGAGattaagaaatttctttttatgttcCATAAGGGCTACACCAACTTTCTAACAGAGGTGAGGTAatttctcattgtgattttgaaatacatttccctgatgattagtgattttgagcatcttttcatatacctggtGGTGATTTGGAAGTCTTCTTTagaaaatgtctattttgttCTCCTGCCCACTCTTTAATTGAATTTTGTTGTATGAGTTCTATATGTATTCTGGACATTAACCCCTCATTCAATATGTggttaaaacattcttttttccattctgtaggttgcattTTCATGCTGTTGATTGTTTCTTCTACTGTGCAGTTGCTTGAAGTATAATATAGTACcacttgtggatttttttccttttgttgtggttttgaagtcatgttaaaaaaaaaatcatttttaagacCAATGCCAAGGAGTTCCATCCTTACATTTTCCTTTAGGTATGTTATGGTATATAACATCCTTTATGGATGTTATAAGTTAtagtcttatgtttaagtctttggAGTTATTTTAAGTCATTTGAAGTTATTTTTGTGAGGGGTCTAAGGCAGGAGTCTCATTTCATTTCCTGTGTTTATACTTATTCAATtttctccagaaagaaagaagtgactaTTCTTTCCATGGGGGGGTGTTCTTGTTGAATCGGTTGGCTATATATTCAGGGTTTTAATTCTAAACCCTATATGAGGTTGCAATTGTCTATTTTGGAGCCAGTACACTATCATTTGAAATGTTGCAGCTTTAGTATAATTTAAAATTGGGAGGTATGATACTTTTGGTAAGgtgaatattttaacaatattaaatcttctGATCCATGATCTTAGGAGGacattccatttatttgtgttttcttctatttcttacaacataatcttttttttttttttttttttagttggaggctagttattttacaatattgtagtggtttttgccatacattgacatgaatcagccatggatttacatgtgttccccatcctgatccccgctcccgcctccctccccatcccatccctctgggtcttcccagtgcaccagcctgagcacttgtctcatgcatccaacttgggctggcaatctgtt
The DNA window shown above is from Cervus elaphus chromosome 6, mCerEla1.1, whole genome shotgun sequence and carries:
- the LOC122696509 gene encoding UDP-glucuronosyltransferase 2B4-like, which produces MNTMSVKWLSLLQLVQLTCYFNSGSCGKVLVWPVEFSHWMNMKTILDELVTRGHEVTVLESSASTLIDPNKPLAMKFETFPISLTKEDFQNVAKILIETWMLAVKDYFWIHLSRMQQLFEEFSDIGIKICSEVVSNKKLMTKLQESRFDVILADAVGPCGELLAEVLKVPLVYSLYFSPGYLVEKRSGRLSFPPSYVPVMLSELSDHMTFMERVKNMIYVLYFDYWFQMYNEKKWNQFYSEVLGRPTTLVELMGKAEMWLIRNYWDFSFPRPRLPNVEFVGGLHCKPAKPLPKEMEEFVQSSGEHGIVVFSLGSMVSNMSEERANVIASAFAQIPQKVLWRYDGKKPDTLGPNTRLYKWIPQNDVLGHPKTKAFITHGGSNGIYEAIYHGIPMVGLPLFADQPHNVVHMTAKGAAIRLDLETMSTEDLLNALKEVINNPFYKENVMRLSAIQHDQPMKPLDRAIFWIEFVMRNRGAKHLRPAAHDLTWFQYHSLDVIGFLLACVATAVFVITKCCLFCCRKCASIGKKGKRD